A genomic stretch from Canis lupus baileyi chromosome 3, mCanLup2.hap1, whole genome shotgun sequence includes:
- the DUS2 gene encoding tRNA-dihydrouridine(20) synthase [NAD(P)+]-like isoform X6: MTEELIDLKMLQCKRVVNEVLSTVDFVAPDERVVFRTCEREQSRVVFQMGTSDADRALAVAKLVENDVAGIDVNMGCPKEYSTKGGMGAALLSDPDKIEKNAFKVHPCFLQMILSTLVKGIRRPVTCKIRILPSLEDTLSLVKRIERTGIAAVTVHGRKREERPQHPVSCEAIKAIAETVSIPVIANGGSHDHIQKYLDIEDFRQATAASSVMVARAAMWNPSIFLKEGLRPLEEVMQKYIRYAVQYENHYTNTKYCLCQMLREQLESPQGRLLHAAQSSQEICEAFGLGAFYEETTRELNARRAELLARTPEAAREPVEDTSGVIKMAVKFDRRAYSPQITPKMCLLEWCRKEKLAQPVYDTVQRPLDRLFCSVVTVAEQKYQSTLWDKSKKLAEQAAAIVCLRSRGLPEGRLGEENPSWHKRKREAPDQDPGGPGAQEHAVPGELCKKLFVALGSGEESPLEGW, from the exons ATGACTGAG GAGCTGATTGACCTCAAGATGCTTCAGTGCAAGAGAGTTGTCAATG AGGTGCTCAGCACAGTGGACTTTGTCGCCCCTGATGAACGAGTCGTCTTCCGCACCTGCGAAAGAGAGCAGAGCAGGGTTGTTTTCCAGATG GGGACCTCAGATGCAGATCGAGCCCTTGCTGTGGCTAAACTTGT GGAAAATGATGTGGCTGGTATTGATGTAAACATGGGCTGTCCAAAAGAGTATTCCACCAAG GGAGGAATGGGAGCTGCTCTGCTATCAGACCCTGACAAGATTGAGAAG aatgccttcaaggtccatccgtgTTTTTTGCAGATG ATCCTCAGCACTCTTGTTAAAGGGATACGCAGACCTGTGACCTGCAAGATTCGCATCCTGCCTTCA CTGGAAGATACCTTGAGCCTTGTGAAGCGGATAGAGAGGACTGGCATCGCTGCCGTCACAGTTCATGGGAG GAAGCGGGAGGAACGACCTCAGCACCCTGTCAGCTGTGAAGCCATTAAAGCCATTGCTGAAACCGTCTCCATTCCTGTCATAGCCAA TGGAGGATCTCATGACCACATCCAAAAGTATTTGGACATAGAGGACTTTCGACAAGCTACAGCAGCCTCTTCAGTGATGGTTGCCCGAGCCGCCATGTGGAACCCATCCATCTTTCTCAAGGAGGGTTTGCGACCCCTGGAGGAAGTTATGCAGAAGTACATCCGATAT GCTGTACAGTATGAAAACCACTACACCAACACCAAGTACTGCTTGTGCCAGATGCTGCGAGAACAGTTGGAATCACCCCAGGGAAGGTTGCTCCATGCCGCCCAGTCTTCCCAGGAAATTTG TGAGGCCTTTGGCCTTGGTGCCTTCTACGAGGAGACGACACGAGAGCTAAATGCCCGGCGGGCTGAGCTCTTGGCTAGGACCCCAGAGGCTGCACGGGAGCCAGTTGAAGATACCTCAGGTGTCATTAAGATGGCTGTCAAGTTTGACCG GAGAGCATACTCACCCCAGATCACCCCCAAGATGTGCCTGCTGGAATGGTGCCGGAAGGAGAAGTTGGCGCAGCCTGTGTATGACACG GTTCAGCGCCCCCTGGATCGCCTCTTCTGCTCTGTTGTGACTGTTGCTGAGCAAAAGTACCAGTCCACCTTGTG GGACAAGTCTAAGAAGTTGGCGGAGCAGGCTGCGGCCATCGTCTGTTTGCGGAGCCGCGGCCTCCCTGAGGGTCGGCTGGGTGAAGAGAACCCCTCCTGGCACAAGCGCAAGCGGGAGGCCCCTGACCAAGACCCTGGGGGTCCTGGAGCTCAGGAGCACGCAGTGCCTGGGGAGCTGTGCAAGAAGCTCTTTGTGGCCTTGGGAAGTGGTGAAGAGAGCCCTCTGGAAGGCTGGTGA
- the DUS2 gene encoding tRNA-dihydrouridine(20) synthase [NAD(P)+]-like isoform X1 has translation MIEHSLSLCYHNKLILAPMVRVGTLPMRLLALDYGADIVYCEELIDLKMLQCKRVVNEVLSTVDFVAPDERVVFRTCEREQSRVVFQMGTSDADRALAVAKLVENDVAGIDVNMGCPKEYSTKGGMGAALLSDPDKIEKNAFKVHPCFLQMILSTLVKGIRRPVTCKIRILPSLEDTLSLVKRIERTGIAAVTVHGRKREERPQHPVSCEAIKAIAETVSIPVIANGGSHDHIQKYLDIEDFRQATAASSVMVARAAMWNPSIFLKEGLRPLEEVMQKYIRYAVQYENHYTNTKYCLCQMLREQLESPQGRLLHAAQSSQEICEAFGLGAFYEETTRELNARRAELLARTPEAAREPVEDTSGVIKMAVKFDRRAYSPQITPKMCLLEWCRKEKLAQPVYDTVQRPLDRLFCSVVTVAEQKYQSTLWDKSKKLAEQAAAIVCLRSRGLPEGRLGEENPSWHKRKREAPDQDPGGPGAQEHAVPGELCKKLFVALGSGEESPLEGW, from the exons GAGCTGATTGACCTCAAGATGCTTCAGTGCAAGAGAGTTGTCAATG AGGTGCTCAGCACAGTGGACTTTGTCGCCCCTGATGAACGAGTCGTCTTCCGCACCTGCGAAAGAGAGCAGAGCAGGGTTGTTTTCCAGATG GGGACCTCAGATGCAGATCGAGCCCTTGCTGTGGCTAAACTTGT GGAAAATGATGTGGCTGGTATTGATGTAAACATGGGCTGTCCAAAAGAGTATTCCACCAAG GGAGGAATGGGAGCTGCTCTGCTATCAGACCCTGACAAGATTGAGAAG aatgccttcaaggtccatccgtgTTTTTTGCAGATG ATCCTCAGCACTCTTGTTAAAGGGATACGCAGACCTGTGACCTGCAAGATTCGCATCCTGCCTTCA CTGGAAGATACCTTGAGCCTTGTGAAGCGGATAGAGAGGACTGGCATCGCTGCCGTCACAGTTCATGGGAG GAAGCGGGAGGAACGACCTCAGCACCCTGTCAGCTGTGAAGCCATTAAAGCCATTGCTGAAACCGTCTCCATTCCTGTCATAGCCAA TGGAGGATCTCATGACCACATCCAAAAGTATTTGGACATAGAGGACTTTCGACAAGCTACAGCAGCCTCTTCAGTGATGGTTGCCCGAGCCGCCATGTGGAACCCATCCATCTTTCTCAAGGAGGGTTTGCGACCCCTGGAGGAAGTTATGCAGAAGTACATCCGATAT GCTGTACAGTATGAAAACCACTACACCAACACCAAGTACTGCTTGTGCCAGATGCTGCGAGAACAGTTGGAATCACCCCAGGGAAGGTTGCTCCATGCCGCCCAGTCTTCCCAGGAAATTTG TGAGGCCTTTGGCCTTGGTGCCTTCTACGAGGAGACGACACGAGAGCTAAATGCCCGGCGGGCTGAGCTCTTGGCTAGGACCCCAGAGGCTGCACGGGAGCCAGTTGAAGATACCTCAGGTGTCATTAAGATGGCTGTCAAGTTTGACCG GAGAGCATACTCACCCCAGATCACCCCCAAGATGTGCCTGCTGGAATGGTGCCGGAAGGAGAAGTTGGCGCAGCCTGTGTATGACACG GTTCAGCGCCCCCTGGATCGCCTCTTCTGCTCTGTTGTGACTGTTGCTGAGCAAAAGTACCAGTCCACCTTGTG GGACAAGTCTAAGAAGTTGGCGGAGCAGGCTGCGGCCATCGTCTGTTTGCGGAGCCGCGGCCTCCCTGAGGGTCGGCTGGGTGAAGAGAACCCCTCCTGGCACAAGCGCAAGCGGGAGGCCCCTGACCAAGACCCTGGGGGTCCTGGAGCTCAGGAGCACGCAGTGCCTGGGGAGCTGTGCAAGAAGCTCTTTGTGGCCTTGGGAAGTGGTGAAGAGAGCCCTCTGGAAGGCTGGTGA
- the DUS2 gene encoding tRNA-dihydrouridine(20) synthase [NAD(P)+]-like isoform X4, with product MKSRGRLVSGPLAWELIDLKMLQCKRVVNEVLSTVDFVAPDERVVFRTCEREQSRVVFQMGTSDADRALAVAKLVENDVAGIDVNMGCPKEYSTKGGMGAALLSDPDKIEKNAFKVHPCFLQMILSTLVKGIRRPVTCKIRILPSLEDTLSLVKRIERTGIAAVTVHGRKREERPQHPVSCEAIKAIAETVSIPVIANGGSHDHIQKYLDIEDFRQATAASSVMVARAAMWNPSIFLKEGLRPLEEVMQKYIRYAVQYENHYTNTKYCLCQMLREQLESPQGRLLHAAQSSQEICEAFGLGAFYEETTRELNARRAELLARTPEAAREPVEDTSGVIKMAVKFDRRAYSPQITPKMCLLEWCRKEKLAQPVYDTVQRPLDRLFCSVVTVAEQKYQSTLWDKSKKLAEQAAAIVCLRSRGLPEGRLGEENPSWHKRKREAPDQDPGGPGAQEHAVPGELCKKLFVALGSGEESPLEGW from the exons GAGCTGATTGACCTCAAGATGCTTCAGTGCAAGAGAGTTGTCAATG AGGTGCTCAGCACAGTGGACTTTGTCGCCCCTGATGAACGAGTCGTCTTCCGCACCTGCGAAAGAGAGCAGAGCAGGGTTGTTTTCCAGATG GGGACCTCAGATGCAGATCGAGCCCTTGCTGTGGCTAAACTTGT GGAAAATGATGTGGCTGGTATTGATGTAAACATGGGCTGTCCAAAAGAGTATTCCACCAAG GGAGGAATGGGAGCTGCTCTGCTATCAGACCCTGACAAGATTGAGAAG aatgccttcaaggtccatccgtgTTTTTTGCAGATG ATCCTCAGCACTCTTGTTAAAGGGATACGCAGACCTGTGACCTGCAAGATTCGCATCCTGCCTTCA CTGGAAGATACCTTGAGCCTTGTGAAGCGGATAGAGAGGACTGGCATCGCTGCCGTCACAGTTCATGGGAG GAAGCGGGAGGAACGACCTCAGCACCCTGTCAGCTGTGAAGCCATTAAAGCCATTGCTGAAACCGTCTCCATTCCTGTCATAGCCAA TGGAGGATCTCATGACCACATCCAAAAGTATTTGGACATAGAGGACTTTCGACAAGCTACAGCAGCCTCTTCAGTGATGGTTGCCCGAGCCGCCATGTGGAACCCATCCATCTTTCTCAAGGAGGGTTTGCGACCCCTGGAGGAAGTTATGCAGAAGTACATCCGATAT GCTGTACAGTATGAAAACCACTACACCAACACCAAGTACTGCTTGTGCCAGATGCTGCGAGAACAGTTGGAATCACCCCAGGGAAGGTTGCTCCATGCCGCCCAGTCTTCCCAGGAAATTTG TGAGGCCTTTGGCCTTGGTGCCTTCTACGAGGAGACGACACGAGAGCTAAATGCCCGGCGGGCTGAGCTCTTGGCTAGGACCCCAGAGGCTGCACGGGAGCCAGTTGAAGATACCTCAGGTGTCATTAAGATGGCTGTCAAGTTTGACCG GAGAGCATACTCACCCCAGATCACCCCCAAGATGTGCCTGCTGGAATGGTGCCGGAAGGAGAAGTTGGCGCAGCCTGTGTATGACACG GTTCAGCGCCCCCTGGATCGCCTCTTCTGCTCTGTTGTGACTGTTGCTGAGCAAAAGTACCAGTCCACCTTGTG GGACAAGTCTAAGAAGTTGGCGGAGCAGGCTGCGGCCATCGTCTGTTTGCGGAGCCGCGGCCTCCCTGAGGGTCGGCTGGGTGAAGAGAACCCCTCCTGGCACAAGCGCAAGCGGGAGGCCCCTGACCAAGACCCTGGGGGTCCTGGAGCTCAGGAGCACGCAGTGCCTGGGGAGCTGTGCAAGAAGCTCTTTGTGGCCTTGGGAAGTGGTGAAGAGAGCCCTCTGGAAGGCTGGTGA
- the DUS2 gene encoding tRNA-dihydrouridine(20) synthase [NAD(P)+]-like isoform X3 — translation MIEHSLSLCYHNKLILAPMVRVGTLPMRLLALDYGADIVYCEELIDLKMLQCKRVVNEVLSTVDFVAPDERVVFRTCEREQSRVVFQMGTSDADRALAVAKLVENDVAGIDVNMGCPKEYSTKILSTLVKGIRRPVTCKIRILPSLEDTLSLVKRIERTGIAAVTVHGRKREERPQHPVSCEAIKAIAETVSIPVIANGGSHDHIQKYLDIEDFRQATAASSVMVARAAMWNPSIFLKEGLRPLEEVMQKYIRYAVQYENHYTNTKYCLCQMLREQLESPQGRLLHAAQSSQEICEAFGLGAFYEETTRELNARRAELLARTPEAAREPVEDTSGVIKMAVKFDRRAYSPQITPKMCLLEWCRKEKLAQPVYDTVQRPLDRLFCSVVTVAEQKYQSTLWDKSKKLAEQAAAIVCLRSRGLPEGRLGEENPSWHKRKREAPDQDPGGPGAQEHAVPGELCKKLFVALGSGEESPLEGW, via the exons GAGCTGATTGACCTCAAGATGCTTCAGTGCAAGAGAGTTGTCAATG AGGTGCTCAGCACAGTGGACTTTGTCGCCCCTGATGAACGAGTCGTCTTCCGCACCTGCGAAAGAGAGCAGAGCAGGGTTGTTTTCCAGATG GGGACCTCAGATGCAGATCGAGCCCTTGCTGTGGCTAAACTTGT GGAAAATGATGTGGCTGGTATTGATGTAAACATGGGCTGTCCAAAAGAGTATTCCACCAAG ATCCTCAGCACTCTTGTTAAAGGGATACGCAGACCTGTGACCTGCAAGATTCGCATCCTGCCTTCA CTGGAAGATACCTTGAGCCTTGTGAAGCGGATAGAGAGGACTGGCATCGCTGCCGTCACAGTTCATGGGAG GAAGCGGGAGGAACGACCTCAGCACCCTGTCAGCTGTGAAGCCATTAAAGCCATTGCTGAAACCGTCTCCATTCCTGTCATAGCCAA TGGAGGATCTCATGACCACATCCAAAAGTATTTGGACATAGAGGACTTTCGACAAGCTACAGCAGCCTCTTCAGTGATGGTTGCCCGAGCCGCCATGTGGAACCCATCCATCTTTCTCAAGGAGGGTTTGCGACCCCTGGAGGAAGTTATGCAGAAGTACATCCGATAT GCTGTACAGTATGAAAACCACTACACCAACACCAAGTACTGCTTGTGCCAGATGCTGCGAGAACAGTTGGAATCACCCCAGGGAAGGTTGCTCCATGCCGCCCAGTCTTCCCAGGAAATTTG TGAGGCCTTTGGCCTTGGTGCCTTCTACGAGGAGACGACACGAGAGCTAAATGCCCGGCGGGCTGAGCTCTTGGCTAGGACCCCAGAGGCTGCACGGGAGCCAGTTGAAGATACCTCAGGTGTCATTAAGATGGCTGTCAAGTTTGACCG GAGAGCATACTCACCCCAGATCACCCCCAAGATGTGCCTGCTGGAATGGTGCCGGAAGGAGAAGTTGGCGCAGCCTGTGTATGACACG GTTCAGCGCCCCCTGGATCGCCTCTTCTGCTCTGTTGTGACTGTTGCTGAGCAAAAGTACCAGTCCACCTTGTG GGACAAGTCTAAGAAGTTGGCGGAGCAGGCTGCGGCCATCGTCTGTTTGCGGAGCCGCGGCCTCCCTGAGGGTCGGCTGGGTGAAGAGAACCCCTCCTGGCACAAGCGCAAGCGGGAGGCCCCTGACCAAGACCCTGGGGGTCCTGGAGCTCAGGAGCACGCAGTGCCTGGGGAGCTGTGCAAGAAGCTCTTTGTGGCCTTGGGAAGTGGTGAAGAGAGCCCTCTGGAAGGCTGGTGA
- the DUS2 gene encoding tRNA-dihydrouridine(20) synthase [NAD(P)+]-like isoform X2 codes for MIEHSLSLCYHNKLILAPMVRVGTLPMRLLALDYGADIVYCEELIDLKMLQCKRVVNEVLSTVDFVAPDERVVFRTCEREQSRVVFQMGTSDADRALAVAKLVENDVAGIDVNMGCPKEYSTKGGMGAALLSDPDKIEKILSTLVKGIRRPVTCKIRILPSLEDTLSLVKRIERTGIAAVTVHGRKREERPQHPVSCEAIKAIAETVSIPVIANGGSHDHIQKYLDIEDFRQATAASSVMVARAAMWNPSIFLKEGLRPLEEVMQKYIRYAVQYENHYTNTKYCLCQMLREQLESPQGRLLHAAQSSQEICEAFGLGAFYEETTRELNARRAELLARTPEAAREPVEDTSGVIKMAVKFDRRAYSPQITPKMCLLEWCRKEKLAQPVYDTVQRPLDRLFCSVVTVAEQKYQSTLWDKSKKLAEQAAAIVCLRSRGLPEGRLGEENPSWHKRKREAPDQDPGGPGAQEHAVPGELCKKLFVALGSGEESPLEGW; via the exons GAGCTGATTGACCTCAAGATGCTTCAGTGCAAGAGAGTTGTCAATG AGGTGCTCAGCACAGTGGACTTTGTCGCCCCTGATGAACGAGTCGTCTTCCGCACCTGCGAAAGAGAGCAGAGCAGGGTTGTTTTCCAGATG GGGACCTCAGATGCAGATCGAGCCCTTGCTGTGGCTAAACTTGT GGAAAATGATGTGGCTGGTATTGATGTAAACATGGGCTGTCCAAAAGAGTATTCCACCAAG GGAGGAATGGGAGCTGCTCTGCTATCAGACCCTGACAAGATTGAGAAG ATCCTCAGCACTCTTGTTAAAGGGATACGCAGACCTGTGACCTGCAAGATTCGCATCCTGCCTTCA CTGGAAGATACCTTGAGCCTTGTGAAGCGGATAGAGAGGACTGGCATCGCTGCCGTCACAGTTCATGGGAG GAAGCGGGAGGAACGACCTCAGCACCCTGTCAGCTGTGAAGCCATTAAAGCCATTGCTGAAACCGTCTCCATTCCTGTCATAGCCAA TGGAGGATCTCATGACCACATCCAAAAGTATTTGGACATAGAGGACTTTCGACAAGCTACAGCAGCCTCTTCAGTGATGGTTGCCCGAGCCGCCATGTGGAACCCATCCATCTTTCTCAAGGAGGGTTTGCGACCCCTGGAGGAAGTTATGCAGAAGTACATCCGATAT GCTGTACAGTATGAAAACCACTACACCAACACCAAGTACTGCTTGTGCCAGATGCTGCGAGAACAGTTGGAATCACCCCAGGGAAGGTTGCTCCATGCCGCCCAGTCTTCCCAGGAAATTTG TGAGGCCTTTGGCCTTGGTGCCTTCTACGAGGAGACGACACGAGAGCTAAATGCCCGGCGGGCTGAGCTCTTGGCTAGGACCCCAGAGGCTGCACGGGAGCCAGTTGAAGATACCTCAGGTGTCATTAAGATGGCTGTCAAGTTTGACCG GAGAGCATACTCACCCCAGATCACCCCCAAGATGTGCCTGCTGGAATGGTGCCGGAAGGAGAAGTTGGCGCAGCCTGTGTATGACACG GTTCAGCGCCCCCTGGATCGCCTCTTCTGCTCTGTTGTGACTGTTGCTGAGCAAAAGTACCAGTCCACCTTGTG GGACAAGTCTAAGAAGTTGGCGGAGCAGGCTGCGGCCATCGTCTGTTTGCGGAGCCGCGGCCTCCCTGAGGGTCGGCTGGGTGAAGAGAACCCCTCCTGGCACAAGCGCAAGCGGGAGGCCCCTGACCAAGACCCTGGGGGTCCTGGAGCTCAGGAGCACGCAGTGCCTGGGGAGCTGTGCAAGAAGCTCTTTGTGGCCTTGGGAAGTGGTGAAGAGAGCCCTCTGGAAGGCTGGTGA
- the DUS2 gene encoding tRNA-dihydrouridine(20) synthase [NAD(P)+]-like isoform X5, protein MIEHSLSLCYHNKLILAPMVRVGTLPMRLLALDYGADIVYCEELIDLKMLQCKRVVNEVLSTVDFVAPDERVVFRTCEREQSRVVFQMGGMGAALLSDPDKIEKNAFKVHPCFLQMILSTLVKGIRRPVTCKIRILPSLEDTLSLVKRIERTGIAAVTVHGRKREERPQHPVSCEAIKAIAETVSIPVIANGGSHDHIQKYLDIEDFRQATAASSVMVARAAMWNPSIFLKEGLRPLEEVMQKYIRYAVQYENHYTNTKYCLCQMLREQLESPQGRLLHAAQSSQEICEAFGLGAFYEETTRELNARRAELLARTPEAAREPVEDTSGVIKMAVKFDRRAYSPQITPKMCLLEWCRKEKLAQPVYDTVQRPLDRLFCSVVTVAEQKYQSTLWDKSKKLAEQAAAIVCLRSRGLPEGRLGEENPSWHKRKREAPDQDPGGPGAQEHAVPGELCKKLFVALGSGEESPLEGW, encoded by the exons GAGCTGATTGACCTCAAGATGCTTCAGTGCAAGAGAGTTGTCAATG AGGTGCTCAGCACAGTGGACTTTGTCGCCCCTGATGAACGAGTCGTCTTCCGCACCTGCGAAAGAGAGCAGAGCAGGGTTGTTTTCCAGATG GGAGGAATGGGAGCTGCTCTGCTATCAGACCCTGACAAGATTGAGAAG aatgccttcaaggtccatccgtgTTTTTTGCAGATG ATCCTCAGCACTCTTGTTAAAGGGATACGCAGACCTGTGACCTGCAAGATTCGCATCCTGCCTTCA CTGGAAGATACCTTGAGCCTTGTGAAGCGGATAGAGAGGACTGGCATCGCTGCCGTCACAGTTCATGGGAG GAAGCGGGAGGAACGACCTCAGCACCCTGTCAGCTGTGAAGCCATTAAAGCCATTGCTGAAACCGTCTCCATTCCTGTCATAGCCAA TGGAGGATCTCATGACCACATCCAAAAGTATTTGGACATAGAGGACTTTCGACAAGCTACAGCAGCCTCTTCAGTGATGGTTGCCCGAGCCGCCATGTGGAACCCATCCATCTTTCTCAAGGAGGGTTTGCGACCCCTGGAGGAAGTTATGCAGAAGTACATCCGATAT GCTGTACAGTATGAAAACCACTACACCAACACCAAGTACTGCTTGTGCCAGATGCTGCGAGAACAGTTGGAATCACCCCAGGGAAGGTTGCTCCATGCCGCCCAGTCTTCCCAGGAAATTTG TGAGGCCTTTGGCCTTGGTGCCTTCTACGAGGAGACGACACGAGAGCTAAATGCCCGGCGGGCTGAGCTCTTGGCTAGGACCCCAGAGGCTGCACGGGAGCCAGTTGAAGATACCTCAGGTGTCATTAAGATGGCTGTCAAGTTTGACCG GAGAGCATACTCACCCCAGATCACCCCCAAGATGTGCCTGCTGGAATGGTGCCGGAAGGAGAAGTTGGCGCAGCCTGTGTATGACACG GTTCAGCGCCCCCTGGATCGCCTCTTCTGCTCTGTTGTGACTGTTGCTGAGCAAAAGTACCAGTCCACCTTGTG GGACAAGTCTAAGAAGTTGGCGGAGCAGGCTGCGGCCATCGTCTGTTTGCGGAGCCGCGGCCTCCCTGAGGGTCGGCTGGGTGAAGAGAACCCCTCCTGGCACAAGCGCAAGCGGGAGGCCCCTGACCAAGACCCTGGGGGTCCTGGAGCTCAGGAGCACGCAGTGCCTGGGGAGCTGTGCAAGAAGCTCTTTGTGGCCTTGGGAAGTGGTGAAGAGAGCCCTCTGGAAGGCTGGTGA
- the DUS2 gene encoding tRNA-dihydrouridine(20) synthase [NAD(P)+]-like isoform X7 gives MIEHSLSLCYHNKLILAPMVRVGTLPMRLLALDYGADIVYCEELIDLKMLQCKRVVNEVLSTVDFVAPDERVVFRTCEREQSRVVFQMGGMGAALLSDPDKIEKILSTLVKGIRRPVTCKIRILPSLEDTLSLVKRIERTGIAAVTVHGRKREERPQHPVSCEAIKAIAETVSIPVIANGGSHDHIQKYLDIEDFRQATAASSVMVARAAMWNPSIFLKEGLRPLEEVMQKYIRYAVQYENHYTNTKYCLCQMLREQLESPQGRLLHAAQSSQEICEAFGLGAFYEETTRELNARRAELLARTPEAAREPVEDTSGVIKMAVKFDRRAYSPQITPKMCLLEWCRKEKLAQPVYDTVQRPLDRLFCSVVTVAEQKYQSTLWDKSKKLAEQAAAIVCLRSRGLPEGRLGEENPSWHKRKREAPDQDPGGPGAQEHAVPGELCKKLFVALGSGEESPLEGW, from the exons GAGCTGATTGACCTCAAGATGCTTCAGTGCAAGAGAGTTGTCAATG AGGTGCTCAGCACAGTGGACTTTGTCGCCCCTGATGAACGAGTCGTCTTCCGCACCTGCGAAAGAGAGCAGAGCAGGGTTGTTTTCCAGATG GGAGGAATGGGAGCTGCTCTGCTATCAGACCCTGACAAGATTGAGAAG ATCCTCAGCACTCTTGTTAAAGGGATACGCAGACCTGTGACCTGCAAGATTCGCATCCTGCCTTCA CTGGAAGATACCTTGAGCCTTGTGAAGCGGATAGAGAGGACTGGCATCGCTGCCGTCACAGTTCATGGGAG GAAGCGGGAGGAACGACCTCAGCACCCTGTCAGCTGTGAAGCCATTAAAGCCATTGCTGAAACCGTCTCCATTCCTGTCATAGCCAA TGGAGGATCTCATGACCACATCCAAAAGTATTTGGACATAGAGGACTTTCGACAAGCTACAGCAGCCTCTTCAGTGATGGTTGCCCGAGCCGCCATGTGGAACCCATCCATCTTTCTCAAGGAGGGTTTGCGACCCCTGGAGGAAGTTATGCAGAAGTACATCCGATAT GCTGTACAGTATGAAAACCACTACACCAACACCAAGTACTGCTTGTGCCAGATGCTGCGAGAACAGTTGGAATCACCCCAGGGAAGGTTGCTCCATGCCGCCCAGTCTTCCCAGGAAATTTG TGAGGCCTTTGGCCTTGGTGCCTTCTACGAGGAGACGACACGAGAGCTAAATGCCCGGCGGGCTGAGCTCTTGGCTAGGACCCCAGAGGCTGCACGGGAGCCAGTTGAAGATACCTCAGGTGTCATTAAGATGGCTGTCAAGTTTGACCG GAGAGCATACTCACCCCAGATCACCCCCAAGATGTGCCTGCTGGAATGGTGCCGGAAGGAGAAGTTGGCGCAGCCTGTGTATGACACG GTTCAGCGCCCCCTGGATCGCCTCTTCTGCTCTGTTGTGACTGTTGCTGAGCAAAAGTACCAGTCCACCTTGTG GGACAAGTCTAAGAAGTTGGCGGAGCAGGCTGCGGCCATCGTCTGTTTGCGGAGCCGCGGCCTCCCTGAGGGTCGGCTGGGTGAAGAGAACCCCTCCTGGCACAAGCGCAAGCGGGAGGCCCCTGACCAAGACCCTGGGGGTCCTGGAGCTCAGGAGCACGCAGTGCCTGGGGAGCTGTGCAAGAAGCTCTTTGTGGCCTTGGGAAGTGGTGAAGAGAGCCCTCTGGAAGGCTGGTGA